From Daucus carota subsp. sativus chromosome 6, DH1 v3.0, whole genome shotgun sequence:
agtttctttctcttgtgttcagggacaagtaccttcgcaaggcacccccacacacgaAGATACTTTAGACTAGTTTTCCTGCCTTTCCATAATTCGTAAGGTGTCTTGTCCATATGTTTCAGAGGGACTCTATTCAGAATATGGCAAGCCGTATTCAGAGCCTCCCCCCACATGTACTTGGGCAACCCCGAATTAATCAACATactgttaatcatatctttaaaagttctgttctttcgttctGCCACCCCATTAGACTCAGGTGTATAAGGTGGAGTCACCTCATGAATTATACCATTGCTcttgcaaaattcattaaaggtgtttcccgtatattcaccacctctatcagatctcaaacgtttaagtactttaccagtttgtgtttcaacttcagttttaaatctaatgaatttttcaagtgcttcatctttatgtttaagaaaataaacataacaatatctactacaatcatctataaaggtaatgaaatatctacagtgttccttagtcaacacaccaccaaattcacatatgtcCGAGTGCACTAAATCTAACAAGTCAGAATCCCTAACCACACTATGAAAAGGTTTCCTTGTTAGTTTAGCTGTCACACATACTTGacatttagttttcttatcaatggcatgctttggaatcaactctaagttcatcatattctttagagcaccaaaatttaaatgaccAAGCCTAGAGTGCCACAAATCGgatgattcaatattattaaCAGAAGGAGAagcaatatcattaataaaaccgCCTAAAACAGGCTccacatttattaaaaacaagccGTCTGACAAGTAGCCCTTGCCAAAAAACACACCAGTCTGAGTAATAACTACTTTATTACACTTTAAAGAAAGTTCAAAGCCATTTTTAACTAAACAActtccactaataatatttctaCGAATCTCGGGAACATGATGCACTCTAGTAAGGGATAGAACACGCCCTGAAGCAAACTTCAGGTCCACGTTTCCTATTCCACGAACTTGAGCCGCACTAGCATTCCCCATCGTCACTGTCATCCCATGAGCctgttgataagatacaaaCAGAGTAATATCAGCACAAATGTGCACATTAGCTCccgtatcaatcaaccactcaTTAGACAGATAAGTGGAAAATAGTTCAGGGTTGTACTTAACATACCCGTCATTGGTTTCAGAAGCAACAGCctcaccaacaaccatgttAAGCACAGGCCCATCAGTGGTTCCAAGCACAGTATTTGCTTGTGCTACCACCTCagctttctttgctttctttaCAGGACAGTCCTTACTCCAATGACCAACCTGTCCACAAGACCAACATGGTTTGTTGGCCTTTGATTTCTTAGCCTTGCCCTTGTCAGTTTTGGGCTTAGTGTTCACCTTCTTAGCGACAGACTTTCTTTTCTGTCCCACAGTCACTACATTGACCTTCGAGCTACCAGATTCAGTTGGCATCACATGTCCCTGTTTGGACTTGTGCTGCTCCTGCACAGAGATGTCCAGCATCAGGCTAGTCCAAGTGATCTCTCCCTTCTGCCTTTTCAGGGAGAGTGCAAACTCTTCCCAAGACTTAGGGAGTTTTTCAATCACAGACATAACCAAAAACTTTTCAGGaaggtccattccggactccttcaaagcatgcacCAACGTCTCAAACTCATGCACCTGCTCAGTCATGGATTTTGTATCCACCAGTTTGAAGTCCAGGAACTTAGCCACAGAATACTTTTCCAACCCTTGCGAGTCAGTATTGTGTGTCTGATCAAGTTTTTCCCACAAGGTCTTAGCAGTGTAGGAGTCAGATGAGTAAACATCGAACAGAATGTTCGTTAAGGCTGCTAGAATAGCAGCCCTAGCCACCCCATCCTTTTCCTCCCACATAGCATAGGCCTTAAGGGTTTCAGCCTTTTCCTGTACCACAACTGGTTTCTCATACTGCAACACCGGCCATAGACCCTTAACCGTAAGCCacagtttcatctttttctgcCAGCGAGAAAAAGAAACTCCCCCACCGAATTTATCAGGAATACCTGATAAATCAATGGGCTGTGGAAAACGATACGTAGTCCAATCGATGTTACTAGTAACACCAGACCCAGAACCAGCACCACCACCAACAACAGAATCCGCAATCTCATTAACCATCTTGCTTACTACACAATATAACAGATAATCACTTCAAGATTGTAGGGAGTCACAGTGaaaatcacagcaacaatgtatagagcagttatattatataaacaagagtaggccaacgaaaccacaacaatatagcatgcacgaagatcgtatatacaataatcagtgactgataaattacgagaaaagaagagaaaggcgcACCTTACACCGTCACTAGAATTAGTATAaagaacagctgagtcgcctagcccttcgatgaagactagactgttcttgaagtgattattgccccactacgctgtgatgggtagtcgcaatatcgctcccaggataaaacagcacagaccgaaccgctcacagacacgagtacgatcaacagcgatcaacacctcagttcgcccgagaacattatgtatatgtgtatatatcggagCAGAGGGTGAGAGAGTAAGAGAGAAGAATGAGAATGGTGTTTTTTTTTCCCGTGCTACAACTCAAGTGTCGAGGCTCACTATTTATAGTGAGGCCAAGGCACCAACACACCGTCCAGATTCatctgtccaggttcaatgaatctgtatctgtcagacattctgaccagattcatttgtccaggttcaatgaatctgtatctgtcagacattctgaccagattcatttgtccaggttcaatgaatctgtatctgtcagatatactgaccagattcatttgtccaggttcaatgaatcagtatctgtcagatatattgaccagattcatttgtccaggttcaatgaatctgtatctatcagatatactgaccagattcatttgtccagattaaatgaatcacattctcatttcaagctctttcaagccactgtattcaactctatttctcaatggatttcactaagaaaatgtcccggaaattacatcaagaacatattaaaaaaatatgctttaaactttccattttctaacagtttctgggctgattctgttggattttggatattggaccatctctgaattaaagaaaattctctaagcttcgcgtgggctgtaagatcacccaattctgacttctagaactcaagatatgacCCAAACAGCGAGTCAAGTGCAAGTAATCCAgcaaatccgaatttccttctaATTAATCTCCAAATTAAGCTATTTATTCCAATTCCTTCAAAGTTTAGGAACTCCttgcatcctacaataaaacattaaaatctattaaataaatatccaattacatgcaaaatataattaaatatgtgaataaaatcatctagaatatatgtaaatatatattctatcaagAGGCCAGTGAATGGATCCCCTAGTTTTTTTCGCGATCTTGAACCCTATGCCTACGATCTCAGCCACATCCAGAAACACATCATCACCACCTCCTATTCCGACAAACAATTGTCGTGATAAATCTTGATTCACGGCGAGAACCTCATTTTTGTTAACAAACTAGATTTCTCCAACTAGATTTCTCCGTTAACAGGAGGGAGTAAACATTTTCCACAGATCACATGGTCACTGTTTATCGATCATTGTGCCTTGTCTCACTTGTTTTTAAGGTAAATGTTGGTTGTAAGAAAATCTATGCCACACAGTACTGGGGAGTTGTTTTAGTATTCAGCAATATTTCCAGGTTTACAAGGTCTTTTCTCGAAGCAAATGCAGCCACCCTGATGTCAAAAGAAAAGGGAACCATCTCCAATACCAGTGATAGAATCTGCAACAATATTCATGACTTagcaacttttttatttttatcggttttgaaattaaaaccgaaccgattataatTGAACTGGATTTTTTTaaccgaatccgaaccggcagttgcggtttttaattttaaaaaccgaagatatatgATTGCGGGTTCCGGTTTTGTCCAAAAATCGAGCCAAACCGGCTAATACTCTCCCTAGTATTCGATATTTTCACAACAACAACAAATCAACAGtaccaaaattaaatttttattaagttaaatcgtgaataaattaaattgacaacaaataaataacaaaaattaatattttttattactatAAGTTAAGACGTGAATgatgtttaatatttatgtCTTAAGTATTAGTTGTTTAACATTTTACCTGGACGGGATTGATTTACCCGAATTCTGTGTTTATTCtcaatgtttatattatattatataagaacaATGAGCAAAAATATCAACTACAcatctaaataattaaattatgtaaGATGCATATAAtcgaatttttaataatattttcgattgaactatataatataatataaatttttgttagaaAGCATTATAATGGGGCCACAACAAAAGAGTAATATTCGAAAACTTGAGTGAAGTCTTTGATTTAAAATTGCATGAAGCTGGTTCctgagattttaaattacataATGTTAGAAAGCATTATGATATGTTTTATATGTACATTTGTGAGTTTTATCTTCCTAAAGCTGTGAATGACGTCCCTGATTGCGAAGCCTTTCCAAACCATTGTTCTGAAAGCATCTTCAAGCCATTATCACGAACCTCGCAGAACTTGTACGGCCACCCTTGCGGTTCAACTGGTGTGACTCCGAGCCCTGGAGTCCGATCTTGAGAGTTAGGACTCACACTTTCAGTCCAATCCGGAACATAAGCGGAAACCCTTCTTTTAAACTTGGCCTTAAACTCAGGCCACGCCTGAAACTTATAGTGATTAACCACAACATTTCTTATATCAAGTTTGATCATTGCGTAACCTTGTTTCAAATGAAAATGATGAACCACATTAACCAAAGAATCATCCACCGCGTCCAATAAAACAATAGACTTGTGACGATTCTCCATGGCTTTCCTACAATTGTAGCCTTGTAATACGCCTTGAGATGGATGAGACTCGTGACCAGAAGGCCCGAATTCATGACATCCAATAATGACCTCCCCCACCCGCGGTGTGAGCTTGGAGTCCGTCTGGTTGGGTAACAACGACTTGATGAGCATCGACGATGAGGAGGACGAGGAGGAGGCGGAATACACAAACTCATCGACATCAACGAACATCATCCATTTACAAGTATTTCTATTGTGAATTGCACAATGTGAGAAGCCAGCTTCTTGCGTTTTAGGCCACTGCCAGAACTTCGTGCTAATGTtatacccttgctcaacaagcTCTCCCACCACTCGATAAAATTCATCTTCACTGGCGTTATCATACAGTATGAACTTATCGACTCCGATTTTCGAATGGTAAATTATCCACTCTCTCAAGAACTTAGCAACGTTATAGACCATAGTGCAGGCGCATAATAGTGATTTGGGCTCTGATTTTGCTACCACAACATTTGAAGCTTCTGCGTAAGCTATTGAAGGAATCACTCGTTTACTTGCACCGCAAAATTCGAGAGATACTTTGATTAAACGAGAGGATAACGACGTTAAATCCGGGAGTTGACAGCGGAACACTTCTTGAGCTGACGTGGTAACGGCTGTTCTAACGGCGTTAGCCACGTCATCACCAAACACGCAATTCAACTCCCATGGGTCCCAGTTTTTGCCTTGCCGCTTGTTCACGCCTTTGGCGAATACAACCACGTCGATTTCAGTAAACATGGCTTCGTACACCAGGTAATTCCACCGTAGCATCTCCGCCGGAGACTGAATCGTCGCCGGTAACAAACCGGCCGGGGATTTGATCAGAACAGGCTCCGGAAAAGGACTCCTCCGTCGAAGCTTAACAGGAAGCTCGCAAGTGAAGGTCTTCCGCTCCGGTCGACCGGAAGCACGCGCCGGCGAGACTTCATTGTGAGGAAACAAACAGAAAAAGTCATCGGAAACGGGAGTGATTTCCGGGGAAACAACCACCAAAACCTGCCACGCTGGAAGCAGAACAGAGTAAGTAGGAATAGTAGACGTTGGAGATAGGGTCGAATCAGAGGTTTTAATAGAGAGCTGTTGCTGATGAAAGTGGCGATTGTAATTCGGGGAGAGCCGAACAAAATTGTCGTCGGAGATTGAAGACCGGAAAATATTGTGATATATTGAACCTAAAAATAAGACGGAGGCGATCAAATAAAGGAGACTTGATCGGAGCTTTCGGGACATCGCTCACAAATTCCAAGCCTATCGATTCAAATCAATCACTATTCGCCGTTGCCGCCGCGGGATGCCTCTCTTTTCTCCCTCTATATGTAACATAAACAAACTAAATCGATTTGGTTTTTATGTCGGATTCCGAATTCTTTAATCATTTGGATAGTTACAAGTGTGTCAACCGTTGTATCTTATtattatcggtttttctatggtgtgcccatgggcacacactaagcaccaaaaataattaagattacataataatttcagcaaaaaaaaagattacataataataataaggtatattaatatctaactataacatataatttgtattttatatagttattattttcaatcaaaaaaaatatattttttgttgagTCTTATTGTTATTGTGTTTTAAATCAACAGATATAGATTTTGTAAATACTACTTATAACTCGTCCAATGCACGAAATCTTTTCAgttattttagaatttttattttattatatttaaaatgatgaaaaaaaataattaaattatcaacaataactatataaaaataaaaataaaatatcaaataatatttttttgtaagttagaactaaTTGTGCACTAAACTCTTGTCTGGTCCTCAATCACTTCTTATTTTTTATCTTTGATTTCGCGAATGTTTCGTCGTATATTTTGTTCACGACATCATTTTTTACAATCACTTCTTTGTTGATCATTTATGTATCTTtgacatattttttatgaaatattatatgttttttttatctcttaaacacattcatattttaatattaataaaattttatataatgattttaGGGAGATAAGAAGGAAAGTTGGTGAGTGGTGTAGAATGTTTTATGTTGAAGATGATGGAcagttttttttgaaacatattcATAACTTCTTACTTAGGTTTGACGAAGAAAGATGCTCATTCAAAGTTACACGCAAGCAATTACACCAAACCAACCGCAAGCAATGTGAAATCGAAACAAAAGtaataacaaaagaaaatgacTACATTTGTTTCCTATAAGATAATTCGCAATAGATTTTGGGGCCGTTTgtgtgagtttaaaataagtgcttctttcttaaaataattaagtggagtaaaagttagaagcaagataagacttataagtgattaaagtgtttgggaaataagtagaaccCCTGAAATAAAAGTtggcattcctaactttttacaAATGCTTCTTAACTTATTACACAAGCGGTACGAATAAATGTCCCTAACTTATAATCaagaagctggacttataagtcctAAACAAACACCCCTTTGTTTTACATCTCTTTCTGCAGGCTGTATGTGTGTTATTACTTGTTCTTACTTATAAACATTGTTGTGAGCCGGCGGCTGTTTCGAGTTTCAATTATAGTGTTTGTTATCACGTTTTTGTCTTTTGCAAGAAACCCAAGCTGCAAATATTTTTCATGTGACATAAAATTAAGCTCTTCTCAATtattactaaaatataattataattattataataaatttgaaattagtgGTCCTTTTGGATTTAAGTGAACCGCATGATGATAGGAAAACTCTAACTACTACAATAATGTAACTATAATTCTTCttaatctttaattataaatCTTGAGTATCGGGAATAAATGGTTTGACACGTATTTaaagaatttattatatataattttatagaatatttaattgttttaaataaagtgtttaacatttaaatatttatcaaaaagttcaaaaaataagttttaaattatatttttattataaatatgtgtcaaggaataaaataaattgtgaGAAAAATGAACGAGACAACTGGAATATCGTGTTCatacttataaaatttcaaTGAGGATATACAATTCATTAGTCTCTTTTGAGAGGTGTTAACCTgttaagagcaactccagcagcttccctatttcATGTCCTAAGTCCAATTATAAGAAATGTGACATAAATCAGtgctccagcagtgtcttagaggtgccttaaatcactaggatcctcctcccatgccttattaataaggcaccactagccatgccttatttgatttctttaataaaaaaatcatttctctctcttattgtaacttattttctctctcttccttccatcttttatcaatttctttccaaatttattattataataataataaggaatgaattataaggatcattgttggagttgaaatacaaaatcttgtcctaaatcattaggattcaatattttataatatttataaggaagacactaagacactgctggagatgctctaacatagGTGAATCTGCTCTTAGAAAAACAAAcagaattataatataaatgatcATATTTTACAGGAAATttgtctaatattttaaattttgaatttttagatatttatttgCGGATATATTATCTCATctcaaatttaacaaatttattatcttttaaaatatataatcaattaaattgacAAAATATTATCTTGACCTCTTCCTCAACTACTATTCGACCTCCCCGTCAACTTCTCAAACCAGACTAACTCTTCCGTCTCGGCCTCTTTCGCTACCACCCTATGTAATTCCGACGATAACTCCGTCGCCAGCCCGAACCTCCGCAATGTTTACATCTCTCACGAATAACTCCTCTCCGTCATCTCTTTACCATCGTTTGCATCTCTGTAACGCAGTGCTTCAAACTCAGAACTACCTCTCTCTCAGCTATCCAATCAAACTCCGCTCACCACCGTAACAGCCCACACGGCCACCCGTCAATTAACCTTTATCCCTCCGTACGTGGCATGGCCGCCCAAAACTAATACCATCAGCCCTGTTCAATCCCAATCAACTGCCATCACCTCCGATCGAGCCTCACAACCGCCGATTGCAAGTTTCAAACCTACCGCCCTCCTTCTTCAGCCACCCAGTTGTGATTTTgggat
This genomic window contains:
- the LOC108226514 gene encoding glycosyltransferase family 92 protein Os08g0121900; translated protein: MSRKLRSSLLYLIASVLFLGSIYHNIFRSSISDDNFVRLSPNYNRHFHQQQLSIKTSDSTLSPTSTIPTYSVLLPAWQVLVVVSPEITPVSDDFFCLFPHNEVSPARASGRPERKTFTCELPVKLRRRSPFPEPVLIKSPAGLLPATIQSPAEMLRWNYLVYEAMFTEIDVVVFAKGVNKRQGKNWDPWELNCVFGDDVANAVRTAVTTSAQEVFRCQLPDLTSLSSRLIKVSLEFCGASKRVIPSIAYAEASNVVVAKSEPKSLLCACTMVYNVAKFLREWIIYHSKIGVDKFILYDNASEDEFYRVVGELVEQGYNISTKFWQWPKTQEAGFSHCAIHNRNTCKWMMFVDVDEFVYSASSSSSSSSMLIKSLLPNQTDSKLTPRVGEVIIGCHEFGPSGHESHPSQGVLQGYNCRKAMENRHKSIVLLDAVDDSLVNVVHHFHLKQGYAMIKLDIRNVVVNHYKFQAWPEFKAKFKRRVSAYVPDWTESVSPNSQDRTPGLGVTPVEPQGWPYKFCEVRDNGLKMLSEQWFGKASQSGTSFTALGR